DNA sequence from the Bradyrhizobium sp. CIAT3101 genome:
CCGCGGTGAAGGTTCACCTCTCCCCGACGGGGAGAGGTGAAGAAAGATCGCCGTCGCACCACATCCCTAATCGTGCACGGTCAGGATCGGCTTACCGACAAGGCCAAAACTGCGCAATTGGCCGAGCAGCTCGTGATGGCCGAACGCCTGGCAGCCGGAGGCGAAGCCGACGCGCTTCGGCGGCTGCTGCAGCAGATGTGCCGCCGCATAGGCCTGAAGCATGCCGGTCTGCTTGTAGTTGCTGTTGCCGTTGATGACGCAGTGCGCGCGCCCGAGCGGGCCGGAGGCATGCACTGAATCCAGCGACTTGTTGACGCGAGGGTTCTCGCGCGGCGGCATCGTGTTCATCACGCTGGCCGCGGTCTGCGCCAACGCGGCGTAGCGGTCGTCGGGGTTCATGTTCTTGGTCGCCTCCAGCGCGCCGGCGACGATCTGCGGCACGCCCAGCATCAGGGCGCGATTGAACACGCCGCCGAGCACCTTCACGTTCGCCACGCGCGGATCGCGCTTGAACCACACCGGGTGCGAAGTGCCGCCCCAGGGCAGCGCCAGCGCCAGCTCGTGCTGGCCGGGGATGGCGAGGTTGTAGAGCCCGGCATCGGGCTGATGCTCGACGTATTTGTTCTGCTCCAGATAGTAGGCCTTGGCCATCGCAGCGTTGACCAGGATGGTCTGCGTCGATGCGATGGTCGGGCTGCCGCCCCAGAACACGGCAATGTCGAGCGTGTCGAGGCCGGGCGTCTCCAGGCACAGCTGGGCTGCGATCTCGCCGGTGGTGTACATCTGCGCGATGCCTGGCGCCAACAGCAACCCGGCATTGGCGAACTTTGCGCCGAACTCCTGTTCGAGCGTGATCAGCCAGTCCTGCTCGCCGGTGGTGTCAGTGTAGTGGCACCGGGCAGCGGCGCAGGCCTGCACCACCTCGGTGCCGAACTTGGCGAACGGGCCCACGGTGTTGAGCACCACCGAGGCGCCCCTGAACAGTTCAGTCAGCGCGCTCACGGTGTGCGGCACTTCCACCACCTCGTAGTCGGCAGTCTCGATGCCGGCCACATTCGATTTCATCGCGGCGTTGAGCTTCTCGGCGCTGCGGCCGGCGGCGATGAAGGGGATATTGTACTCGCGCAAGTATTCGCAGACCAGGCGGCCGGTGTAGCCGGACGCGCCGTAGACGATGACGGGCTTCTTGCTCATTGCGTTCCTCCGAAGGATTTGTTGTTGATCGTCCGCGCTTACATGCCCATGCCGCCATCGACCGGCAGGCCGATGCCGGTGATGAAGCGCGCCTGGTCCGAGCACAGGAAGACAGCAGCGTCGGCGATGTCCCTGACCTCGGCGAGCTTACCGAGCGGCGTCTGCTCCACCACCGAGCCGACCGCGGCGTTGACGTCGGGCGCGAGCCCGATCTTCACGATGTCATTGGCAAGCTGCATGCCCATGTCGGTCGGGATCAGGCCCGGATAGATGCAGTTCACGCGCACGCCGAAGCCGAGCTTGCCGGCCTCCATCGCTCCCACCCGCGTCATGCGATCGACCGCGGATTTGGTGCCCGAATAGACCGCGATGGCCGGGAAGGCGATCGTCGCCGCGACCGAGGCGATGTTGACGACGGCGCCGCCCTTGCCCGCCGGTC
Encoded proteins:
- a CDS encoding SDR family oxidoreductase, with the translated sequence MSEKSLDGRKALVTGGARGIGAAIANALAQSGAAVMIGDILDDVGKDSAGQIAKLGVKTGFVHLDVTDDAQWEKAAAATIATLGGYDILINNAGIEITSLISEVKAEDARRMCDVNIVGTVLGMKHAFRAMRPGGPAGKGGAVVNIASVAATIAFPAIAVYSGTKSAVDRMTRVGAMEAGKLGFGVRVNCIYPGLIPTDMGMQLANDIVKIGLAPDVNAAVGSVVEQTPLGKLAEVRDIADAAVFLCSDQARFITGIGLPVDGGMGM
- a CDS encoding DUF5938 domain-containing protein, with the translated sequence MSKKPVIVYGASGYTGRLVCEYLREYNIPFIAAGRSAEKLNAAMKSNVAGIETADYEVVEVPHTVSALTELFRGASVVLNTVGPFAKFGTEVVQACAAARCHYTDTTGEQDWLITLEQEFGAKFANAGLLLAPGIAQMYTTGEIAAQLCLETPGLDTLDIAVFWGGSPTIASTQTILVNAAMAKAYYLEQNKYVEHQPDAGLYNLAIPGQHELALALPWGGTSHPVWFKRDPRVANVKVLGGVFNRALMLGVPQIVAGALEATKNMNPDDRYAALAQTAASVMNTMPPRENPRVNKSLDSVHASGPLGRAHCVINGNSNYKQTGMLQAYAAAHLLQQPPKRVGFASGCQAFGHHELLGQLRSFGLVGKPILTVHD